In Neisseriaceae bacterium CLB008, one genomic interval encodes:
- the rpmE gene encoding 50S ribosomal protein L31, translating into MKQDVHPEYHAVQVTCSCGNAFETKSTMAKETFSIEVCSECHPFYTGKQKIVDSAGRVDKFQQKFGNMFKR; encoded by the coding sequence ATGAAACAAGATGTTCACCCAGAATACCACGCAGTGCAAGTGACTTGCTCTTGCGGTAACGCTTTTGAAACCAAATCAACCATGGCTAAAGAAACCTTTAGCATTGAGGTTTGTTCAGAATGTCACCCATTCTACACTGGCAAACAAAAAATCGTTGACAGTGCCGGTCGCGTTGATAAATTCCAACAAAAATTTGGCAATATGTTCAAACGCTAA